The following proteins are co-located in the Desulfobulbaceae bacterium DB1 genome:
- a CDS encoding IS256 family transposase has protein sequence MAIDKEILDRLLADYNYQKPEELIGENGLLKQLTKALLERALQAEMTVHLGHEKHGTIVTKGGNARNGNSAKTIKGDFGKMPIEVPRDRDSSFDPVIIPKGQTRFPGFDDKIISLYSRGMTTREIQGHLEDIYGVDVSPTLISTVTDAVADEVKVWQNRPLDPIYPIVYMDAIRVKVRDNGHVKNKAVYLAIGITMDGVKDVLGMWVAENEGAKFWLQVVTELRNRGVQDIFIACVDGLKGFPEAIETVFPFTQVQLCLVHMVRNSLKYVSWKQRKEVAADLKAIYQSPTAEQAEMELMTFEEKWDKTHPSIGQSWRRNWERITPFFAYSPEIRKVIYTTNAIESLNMSLRKVTKNRGSFPNDESMLKLLYMALNNIAKKWTMPIRDWKAALNRFSILFGDRMPAY, from the coding sequence ATGGCCATTGATAAAGAAATTTTGGATCGTTTACTTGCCGACTACAATTACCAGAAGCCCGAAGAACTGATCGGTGAAAACGGGCTGCTCAAGCAGCTCACCAAGGCCTTACTGGAGCGGGCGTTACAGGCGGAAATGACCGTCCACCTGGGCCACGAAAAACATGGAACCATCGTCACCAAAGGCGGTAATGCCCGAAATGGTAACTCTGCAAAGACCATCAAGGGCGACTTCGGTAAAATGCCGATTGAGGTCCCGCGCGACCGCGACAGCAGTTTCGATCCGGTCATCATTCCCAAAGGGCAAACCCGCTTTCCCGGCTTTGACGACAAGATTATCTCTCTCTACTCCCGAGGGATGACTACCAGGGAGATTCAGGGGCACTTGGAAGACATTTACGGAGTTGATGTCTCTCCCACCCTGATTTCAACGGTCACCGATGCCGTTGCTGACGAGGTTAAAGTTTGGCAAAATCGCCCGTTGGACCCCATTTATCCCATTGTTTACATGGACGCTATCCGGGTTAAGGTGCGCGACAATGGGCATGTTAAGAACAAGGCGGTCTATCTGGCTATTGGCATCACCATGGACGGCGTCAAGGATGTCCTGGGAATGTGGGTTGCCGAAAACGAGGGCGCCAAGTTCTGGTTGCAGGTAGTGACTGAGCTAAGAAACCGTGGCGTGCAGGATATTTTCATTGCCTGCGTCGATGGCCTCAAGGGTTTTCCTGAAGCCATTGAGACGGTTTTCCCCTTCACCCAGGTCCAGCTCTGTCTCGTCCACATGGTGCGCAATTCCCTGAAATATGTCTCATGGAAACAGCGCAAAGAGGTGGCTGCGGATCTCAAGGCCATTTACCAATCGCCAACAGCCGAGCAGGCCGAAATGGAACTGATGACCTTTGAAGAAAAATGGGACAAAACGCATCCGTCCATCGGCCAATCCTGGCGAAGAAATTGGGAAAGAATCACCCCATTTTTTGCGTATTCGCCCGAGATACGCAAGGTGATATATACCACCAATGCTATTGAGTCGTTGAACATGTCACTGCGCAAAGTTACCAAGAACCGGGGTTCATTTCCCAATGACGAGTCGATGCTTAAACTGCTTTACATGGCGCTGAACAATATCGCCAAAAAATGGACTATGCCAATCAGAGACTGGAAGGCTGCCTTGAACCGCTTTTCAATCTTGTTCGGCGACAGAATGCCTGCATATTGA
- a CDS encoding restriction endonuclease: MNTLDRALIEKAACEHGWENVLESQASAIVLASARHRATARIVPCATGPGWWIEVPAGLIRQELARSLPGAVGQESVMAADDIDDLSRILRRTAELAMSLPNQAALTYREAVSRELKKSRVNATEVERLVKQRIGQETFRQALMDYWGGACAVTGIDLPEVLRASHAKPWAACESDEERLNVFNGFLLTAHLDALFDRGLITFADSGLMLCSPRISNDQQYALHLDKRLALRWLSQEHQPYLAWHRKNVFFAAK; this comes from the coding sequence ATGAACACCCTGGACCGCGCACTGATCGAAAAAGCCGCCTGCGAGCATGGCTGGGAGAACGTCCTCGAAAGCCAGGCCTCGGCCATTGTGCTGGCCTCGGCCCGGCATCGGGCAACGGCCCGGATTGTCCCCTGTGCAACAGGCCCCGGCTGGTGGATAGAGGTACCGGCCGGTCTCATCCGCCAGGAACTGGCGCGATCCCTGCCTGGGGCTGTTGGACAAGAGAGTGTCATGGCGGCGGATGACATCGACGATTTGTCACGCATCCTGCGCCGGACTGCGGAACTCGCCATGTCCCTTCCCAACCAGGCGGCACTGACCTACCGGGAAGCTGTCAGCAGGGAACTGAAAAAGTCCCGCGTCAATGCCACTGAAGTGGAGCGCCTGGTTAAACAACGGATCGGACAGGAGACTTTCCGGCAGGCACTCATGGACTATTGGGGCGGCGCCTGTGCCGTCACCGGCATCGATCTGCCCGAGGTGCTGCGGGCGAGCCATGCCAAACCGTGGGCGGCCTGCGAGAGCGACGAGGAGCGGCTGAATGTCTTTAATGGGTTTCTCCTCACCGCGCATCTCGATGCCTTGTTCGACCGGGGGCTGATTACCTTTGCTGACAGCGGTCTCATGCTATGTTCACCCCGAATCAGCAATGATCAACAATACGCTCTTCATCTTGACAAGAGGCTTGCATTGCGCTGGCTGTCACAGGAGCACCAGCCCTATCTCGCATGGCACCGTAAAAATGTGTTTTTCGCTGCAAAGTAG
- a CDS encoding DNA ligase, with translation MKDFFRFPHTPHLIWLGKGTPRDDKVLAPAEAADFLSAEVVVEEKLDGANMGISVSPEGEVRIQNRGQYLAAHHAGQFKKLDAWLALHADALFDALGEDLILFGEWCAARHSLDYNRLPDWFLVFDVYDRKSRRFWSTARRDMLAKHLGLPVVPVLLRGTFSLSTLKDFLLKQSSAFRPGVLEGIIVRREAGDWLEARAKLVRPDFTQAIGEHWQRRAIEWNRLDRDWPVNAGRNCCQAVNREGS, from the coding sequence ATGAAAGACTTTTTCCGTTTTCCGCATACCCCCCACCTCATATGGCTGGGCAAGGGAACACCGAGGGACGACAAGGTTCTCGCTCCCGCCGAGGCCGCTGATTTTTTGTCAGCCGAGGTGGTGGTGGAAGAAAAACTCGATGGCGCCAACATGGGCATATCCGTGAGCCCGGAGGGGGAAGTGCGCATACAGAATCGCGGGCAGTATCTGGCCGCCCACCATGCCGGTCAGTTCAAGAAGCTGGATGCCTGGCTTGCACTCCATGCGGATGCGCTGTTTGATGCTTTGGGAGAGGACTTGATTCTGTTCGGCGAGTGGTGCGCCGCCCGCCACAGCCTCGATTATAACAGACTGCCGGACTGGTTTCTGGTGTTTGATGTGTACGACCGCAAGTCTCGGCGTTTCTGGAGTACGGCGCGACGGGATATGCTGGCGAAACATCTTGGCCTGCCAGTGGTGCCGGTGCTTTTACGCGGCACGTTTTCGTTGAGCACATTGAAGGATTTTCTGCTCAAGCAGTCCAGTGCCTTCCGTCCCGGTGTCCTGGAGGGAATTATTGTCCGGCGTGAAGCCGGTGACTGGCTGGAAGCCCGCGCCAAGCTGGTGCGCCCGGATTTTACCCAGGCCATCGGTGAGCATTGGCAGCGACGTGCTATTGAGTGGAACAGGCTGGACAGGGATTGGCCGGTCAATGCTGGCCGAAACTGTTGTCAAGCTGTAAACCGGGAAGGGTCATGA